The nucleotide sequence ACTTCTTGCGCGCATCATCCTTGTTGAGACCCGAGAGGTCTCCATAGTCGCGTTCGTTGAGCGCGATATTGCGGGTGATGGTGACGTTGAGGATGCCCATTTCCTCGAGGATGAGGTCGAGCGTGTGCTGGGCGCGGCGGAGGGCCGAAGTGTAGAACAGGTCAGGCGCATAACCGCCGGCCTTGAGGGCCTGGCCGGTGGCGCGGGCTTCCCCCACACCCTTTTCGGTGAGGTTGGGATTGCGCCAACCGGTGAAAAGGTTTTCCAGATTCCATTCGCTCTGGCCGTGGCGGACGAGGATCAGCGTGCCGGTCATGTTGTTTTCTGTCCCTTAGTCGTTGAGGCCGAGCACATCGGCCATGGAATAAAGCCCCGCCTGCTGACGGGCGGCCCAGA is from Devosia sp. SD17-2 and encodes:
- a CDS encoding 2,3-bisphosphoglycerate-dependent phosphoglycerate mutase produces the protein MTGTLILVRHGQSEWNLENLFTGWRNPNLTEKGVGEARATGQALKAGGYAPDLFYTSALRRAQHTLDLILEEMGILNVTITRNIALNERDYGDLSGLNKDDARKKWGEEQVLIWRRSFDVPPPGGESLKDTAARTLPYYEAEIVPQLKAGKTVLVAAHGNSLRALVMAIEGLTPDEILAREIGTGEPTVYKIGPDGKLVERVLL